In Thermomonas carbonis, a single genomic region encodes these proteins:
- the yedA gene encoding drug/metabolite exporter YedA, with protein MHTTSSAATPTGGRIALALAAVYVIWGSTYLAIRFALEGGFPPFLLGGIRFTIAGALMYALLRWRGMPAPTRAQWGNAVVLGILLMLLGNGMVNLAEQTVSSGMAAVAVASAPLWMGIFAAMRGDRPTRGEWVGLGIGFIGVLWLNAGSSLSATPMGMLALLVATLAWSFGSIWSRGRDLAPPFMNAAAQMLCGGVAMIVVGLLSGERMQALPTPHALGAFAYLIVFGSWIGFTAYIWLLHHVRPALAGSYAYVNPAIAVLLGAWLAGERFGTHELVAMGVILLGVVAITFAKAFKAASR; from the coding sequence ATGCACACCACCTCTTCGGCCGCCACCCCCACCGGCGGACGGATCGCGCTTGCGCTCGCCGCGGTCTACGTCATCTGGGGGTCCACCTATCTCGCCATCCGCTTCGCGCTGGAGGGCGGCTTCCCGCCGTTCCTGCTCGGCGGCATCCGCTTCACCATCGCCGGCGCGCTGATGTACGCCTTGCTGCGTTGGCGCGGCATGCCCGCACCGACCCGCGCGCAATGGGGCAACGCGGTCGTGCTGGGAATCCTGCTGATGTTGCTGGGCAACGGCATGGTCAACCTGGCCGAGCAGACGGTGTCGTCCGGCATGGCCGCGGTGGCGGTGGCTTCGGCACCGTTGTGGATGGGCATCTTCGCGGCGATGCGCGGCGATCGCCCGACCCGTGGCGAGTGGGTGGGCCTGGGCATCGGCTTCATCGGCGTGCTCTGGCTCAATGCCGGCAGCAGCCTGTCGGCGACCCCTATGGGAATGCTGGCCTTGCTGGTGGCCACGCTGGCGTGGTCGTTCGGCTCGATCTGGAGCCGCGGTCGCGATCTCGCGCCACCGTTCATGAATGCCGCAGCGCAGATGCTTTGCGGTGGCGTGGCGATGATCGTCGTCGGCCTGCTGAGCGGCGAGCGCATGCAGGCGTTGCCGACGCCGCATGCGCTGGGTGCATTCGCGTACCTGATCGTGTTTGGCTCGTGGATCGGATTCACCGCCTACATCTGGCTGCTGCACCACGTGCGCCCCGCGCTGGCCGGCAGCTATGCCTATGTCAATCCGGCGATCGCGGTCCTGCTTGGCGCATGGCTCGCGGGCGAGCGCTTCGGCACGCACGAACTGGTGGCGATGGGCGTGATCCTGCTTGGCGTGGTCGCGATCACCTTCGCCAAGGCGTTCAAGGCGGCATCGCGATGA
- the rarD gene encoding EamA family transporter RarD yields MSAAVGAGPLDRRGVWIAIAAYVAWGLMPLYWHLLKVVPAMQIMAHRVVWSALLVCGWLGFKYGRGWVRETLSRPHAAPLLALSGALIAFNWGLYIWAVNAGHVVESALGYFINPLLSVMLGVVVLKERLNRVQWLSVGIAAIGVLWLTVSYGSFPWIALALAASFGIYGLVRKLLGVPPVRGLGVESLWLLLPALAFLLWSEASGQGQLLPHAAAPSWGWSVLGLLVFGGVLTSLPLIGFAAAVQRIPYSLVGLLQYISPTLQLLVGVLVLHEPFGQERAIGFGFIWLALALYAAEGLLRSRRTKPAIA; encoded by the coding sequence ATGAGCGCGGCCGTTGGTGCAGGCCCGCTGGATCGGCGCGGCGTGTGGATCGCGATTGCGGCGTACGTCGCCTGGGGCCTGATGCCGCTGTACTGGCATCTGCTGAAGGTGGTCCCGGCGATGCAGATCATGGCCCACCGGGTGGTCTGGAGCGCGCTGCTGGTCTGCGGCTGGCTGGGCTTCAAGTACGGCCGTGGCTGGGTGCGGGAAACGTTGTCGCGGCCGCATGCGGCGCCGCTGCTGGCCCTGAGCGGTGCGCTGATCGCGTTCAACTGGGGGCTTTACATCTGGGCGGTGAATGCCGGCCACGTGGTGGAGTCCGCCCTCGGCTACTTCATCAATCCGCTGCTCAGCGTGATGCTGGGCGTGGTGGTGCTGAAGGAGCGGCTCAACCGGGTGCAGTGGCTGTCGGTGGGGATCGCCGCCATCGGCGTGCTGTGGCTGACCGTGAGCTACGGCAGCTTCCCGTGGATCGCATTGGCGCTGGCCGCGTCGTTCGGCATCTATGGCCTGGTGCGCAAGCTGCTGGGCGTGCCGCCGGTGCGTGGCCTGGGCGTGGAAAGCCTGTGGCTGCTGTTGCCTGCGCTCGCCTTCCTGCTGTGGAGCGAGGCGAGCGGCCAAGGTCAACTGTTGCCGCATGCCGCTGCACCGAGTTGGGGCTGGAGCGTACTGGGCCTGCTGGTGTTCGGCGGCGTGCTGACCTCGCTGCCGCTGATCGGCTTTGCCGCCGCGGTGCAGCGCATTCCCTATTCGCTGGTGGGACTGCTGCAGTACATCTCGCCGACCCTGCAGCTGCTGGTCGGCGTGCTGGTGCTGCACGAGCCGTTCGGTCAGGAACGCGCGATCGGCTTCGGCTTCATCTGGCTCGCGCTGGCGCTGTATGCGGCCGAGGGCCTGCTGCGTTCGCGGCGCACAAAACCCGCCATCGCCTGA
- a CDS encoding alpha/beta fold hydrolase produces the protein MRRALLLLCACLLLAGFAWPDAADMLGKRLVAPGGTSPILPTARIDQAVARLPHRQGFVVTSAGVPLFWRAFDPGDYVLDYAYRPDGTQHGRMQFDLDFAIPRATPMAPRGTVVLLHGWMMDGGSLLPWSLQLAQAGYRTISLDLRNHGRSGTALSGYGLREARDVADAITALRARGEVVGPLHLMGVSYGAATAIFSARELGAQVDNVIAIESFDNAGSAIRDMVPHMLSKPPETLAQQLTHRMLRMQLDDAALERAIAHAGDTLQLPLDQIDVSAALAQVPACVLLLHGREDQHVPVAHGRALAAAAPRAHYIEVAGEDHISLPMRLDLLAPTVIDWLDNATPARNFCPEPLALSQPRRPHHV, from the coding sequence ATGCGTCGCGCATTGCTCCTCCTCTGCGCCTGCCTGTTGCTGGCCGGCTTCGCCTGGCCGGACGCCGCCGACATGCTCGGCAAGCGCCTGGTCGCGCCCGGCGGCACTTCGCCGATCCTGCCGACCGCACGCATCGACCAGGCAGTGGCGCGACTGCCGCATCGGCAAGGCTTCGTGGTCACGTCCGCGGGCGTGCCGCTGTTCTGGCGTGCGTTCGATCCGGGCGACTACGTGCTGGACTACGCTTACCGTCCCGACGGCACGCAACACGGGCGCATGCAGTTCGATCTCGACTTCGCCATCCCGCGCGCCACCCCGATGGCACCGCGCGGCACGGTGGTCTTGCTGCATGGCTGGATGATGGATGGCGGCTCGCTGCTGCCATGGTCGCTGCAACTCGCGCAGGCCGGCTATCGCACGATCAGCCTGGACCTGCGCAACCACGGGCGTTCCGGTACAGCACTTTCGGGCTACGGCCTGCGCGAAGCGCGCGACGTGGCCGATGCGATCACGGCGCTGCGCGCGCGTGGCGAGGTGGTCGGCCCGCTGCACCTGATGGGCGTGTCCTACGGCGCCGCGACCGCGATCTTCAGCGCGCGCGAACTCGGTGCGCAGGTGGACAACGTCATCGCCATCGAATCGTTCGACAACGCCGGTAGCGCGATCCGCGACATGGTCCCGCACATGTTGTCGAAGCCGCCGGAAACGCTCGCCCAGCAGCTCACCCACCGCATGCTGCGCATGCAACTGGACGATGCCGCGCTGGAGCGGGCGATTGCGCATGCCGGCGATACCCTGCAATTGCCGCTGGACCAGATCGACGTAAGTGCGGCGCTCGCGCAGGTGCCGGCGTGCGTACTGTTGCTGCATGGCCGCGAGGACCAGCACGTACCGGTCGCGCATGGTCGCGCGCTGGCCGCCGCCGCGCCGCGCGCGCACTACATCGAAGTGGCTGGCGAAGACCACATCAGTCTGCCGATGCGCCTGGACCTGCTGGCACCGACGGTGATCGACTGGCTGGACAACGCAACGCCTGCACGCAATTTCTGCCCGGAACCGCTGGCGTTGTCACAACCGCGGCGTCCACACCACGTCTGA
- a CDS encoding ABC transporter permease — MKKMKSLLRGFGLALLLAALLAAWIVLPWPALLGAVALFALWMAFTRSGRQAASVTQVGISTLSQRIGASSVVVIGIAGVVGVLVALLAMGEGYRQTVSASGSEDTAIVLRGGSSAELGSVLSREQIDAISRAPQIARDGEGRPLASAELLVAATVPLKDSKDDGNVSLRGVGDMAFAVRPGLKLVEGRTFQPGRRELVVGTGAQRQFAGLAVGKQVRLGNQAWTVVGIFDSRDATASEMWADAEVVSATYRRGSSRASMYAKLVGAKEFNAFKATLAADPRLQVEADTTLSYFSKQSEALTKVLRIIGIVVGSIMAIGAVFGALNTMFATVASRAREIATLRAIGFRGVPVVIAVMLETMLLALLGGLLGGLVAWLVFNGYTASTLAGGTSQLSFEFKVSPALLWEGLKWALAIGFIGGLFPALRAASLPVTDALRGA, encoded by the coding sequence ATGAAGAAGATGAAGTCACTGTTGCGCGGCTTCGGCCTGGCCCTGCTGTTGGCCGCACTCCTGGCCGCGTGGATCGTGTTGCCGTGGCCGGCGCTGCTCGGCGCGGTCGCGCTGTTCGCCCTGTGGATGGCATTCACCCGCAGTGGCCGGCAGGCGGCCTCCGTCACCCAGGTCGGCATCAGCACCCTGTCGCAGCGCATCGGCGCTTCGTCGGTGGTGGTCATCGGCATCGCCGGCGTGGTGGGCGTGCTGGTGGCGCTGCTGGCGATGGGCGAAGGCTACCGGCAAACGGTGAGCGCCAGCGGCAGCGAGGACACCGCCATCGTGCTGCGCGGTGGCTCGTCGGCCGAACTGGGGTCGGTGCTGTCGCGCGAGCAGATCGATGCGATCAGCCGCGCGCCGCAGATCGCGCGCGATGGCGAAGGCAGGCCGCTCGCATCCGCGGAGCTGCTGGTGGCCGCCACCGTTCCGCTGAAGGACAGCAAGGACGACGGCAACGTCAGCCTGCGCGGCGTGGGCGACATGGCCTTCGCGGTACGCCCCGGCCTGAAGCTGGTCGAAGGGCGCACCTTCCAGCCCGGACGCCGCGAACTCGTGGTGGGGACCGGCGCGCAGCGGCAGTTCGCCGGGCTGGCGGTCGGCAAGCAGGTACGGTTGGGCAACCAGGCGTGGACGGTCGTCGGCATCTTCGATTCCAGGGACGCCACGGCGTCGGAAATGTGGGCCGATGCCGAGGTGGTATCGGCAACCTACCGACGCGGCAGCAGCCGTGCGTCGATGTACGCGAAGCTCGTGGGCGCGAAGGAATTCAACGCATTCAAGGCGACCCTGGCGGCGGATCCGCGCCTGCAGGTCGAAGCCGATACCACGCTGAGTTATTTCAGCAAGCAATCCGAAGCGCTGACCAAGGTGCTGCGCATCATCGGCATCGTGGTGGGTTCGATCATGGCGATCGGCGCGGTGTTCGGTGCGCTCAACACCATGTTCGCCACCGTCGCCTCGCGCGCGCGCGAGATCGCGACGCTGCGAGCGATCGGTTTCCGCGGCGTGCCGGTGGTGATCGCGGTGATGCTGGAAACGATGCTGCTGGCCCTGCTCGGCGGCTTGCTCGGCGGGCTGGTCGCCTGGCTGGTGTTCAATGGCTATACCGCCTCGACGCTGGCCGGCGGCACGTCGCAGCTCAGCTTCGAATTCAAGGTCAGCCCCGCGCTGCTGTGGGAAGGACTGAAGTGGGCGCTGGCGATCGGCTTCATTGGCGGCCTGTTCCCCGCCCTCCGCGCGGCCAGCCTGCCGGTGACCGACGCCCTGCGCGGCGCCTGA
- a CDS encoding ABC transporter permease, translating into MKYFHLIWAALFRRKTRTFLTLASILAAFLLFGMLDGIRTTFASLGQNADGAQRLQTSSRLSFMDSLPQSLEARLRKVDNIEDVTHANWFGGVYQNPRNQLFTFAVADNYLDLYPEIHVDPAQVQAWKANRTGILVGEAMMKRFGWKVGQKIPLQSNIFPNSDGTLNWSFDIVGTLTPKDKKQAGFFDALILMHYKYFEESTPYVDGDVGWYISRVSDVNRSDAAAKAIDALSMNSPHETKTMNEQAAFASQLKQMADIGLIVGSIMGAVFFTLLLLTGNTMAQAVRERTSELAVLKTIGFSSTSVLGMVLAESVVLVLIGGVLGLALATVLAPIVGAASNGAINLPAIGWRSWSLGLALMVAIGLLVGALPAIRAMRLNIVDALAGR; encoded by the coding sequence ATGAAATACTTCCACCTCATCTGGGCGGCGCTGTTCCGGCGCAAGACCCGCACCTTCCTGACCCTGGCCTCGATCCTGGCCGCGTTCCTGCTGTTCGGCATGCTGGACGGAATCCGCACCACGTTCGCGTCGCTCGGGCAGAACGCGGACGGCGCGCAGCGCCTGCAGACGTCGTCCCGGCTGTCGTTCATGGACAGCCTGCCGCAGTCGCTGGAAGCCCGCCTGCGCAAGGTCGACAACATCGAGGACGTGACCCACGCCAACTGGTTCGGCGGCGTCTACCAGAACCCGCGCAACCAGTTGTTCACCTTCGCGGTGGCAGACAACTACCTGGACCTGTACCCGGAGATCCACGTGGACCCGGCGCAAGTGCAGGCGTGGAAGGCCAACCGCACCGGCATCCTGGTGGGCGAGGCGATGATGAAGCGCTTCGGCTGGAAGGTCGGGCAGAAGATCCCGTTGCAGTCGAACATCTTCCCCAACAGCGACGGCACCCTGAACTGGTCGTTCGACATCGTCGGCACGCTCACCCCGAAGGACAAGAAGCAGGCCGGTTTCTTCGATGCGCTGATCCTGATGCACTACAAGTACTTCGAGGAATCCACGCCCTACGTGGACGGTGACGTGGGCTGGTACATCAGCCGCGTGTCCGACGTGAACCGCAGCGACGCCGCCGCCAAGGCCATCGACGCGCTGTCGATGAATTCGCCGCACGAAACCAAGACCATGAACGAGCAGGCGGCCTTCGCCTCCCAGCTCAAGCAGATGGCCGACATCGGGCTGATCGTGGGTTCCATCATGGGCGCGGTGTTCTTCACCCTGTTGTTGCTCACCGGCAACACCATGGCGCAGGCAGTGCGCGAACGCACGTCGGAGCTGGCGGTGCTCAAGACCATCGGCTTCAGCAGCACCAGCGTACTGGGCATGGTCCTCGCCGAATCGGTGGTACTGGTGCTGATCGGCGGCGTACTCGGCCTGGCGCTGGCGACGGTGCTGGCCCCCATCGTGGGTGCCGCCAGCAACGGTGCCATCAACCTGCCGGCGATCGGTTGGCGCAGCTGGTCGCTGGGCCTCGCTTTGATGGTCGCGATCGGCCTGCTGGTCGGCGCGCTGCCCGCGATCCGCGCCATGCGCCTGAACATCGTCGATGCCCTCGCGGGCCGTTGA